The Thalassotalea psychrophila genome window below encodes:
- the mrcB gene encoding penicillin-binding protein 1B, with amino-acid sequence MASRKIIKKKEKGFTKGKAKSNKAPSKGFAHWCAITSIKLSIIFIVSIGLYSIYLDGKVRQTFDGQRWQVPAQVFGRVPTIFNDQKVNFDFLEDELKQLNYKRVSIVRFPGEFTRKSTKLIIYRREFDFGSGLEPASLISIEKKSGEVFRLIQDKQLVHQVKLEPILIDRILSAEGEDRVVIALEQIPQQVIDTLLLIEDKDFYLHHGVSPTGILRAFWKNLLAGETVQGGSTLTQQLAKNMYLTRHKTLWRKVNEAIMSIILEIRYSKDQILEAYLNEVYLGQHYANGIHGVGLASQFYFGKPIKQLNNSEVALLIAQIKGPSFYDPWRKPERATERRDLVLRVMFENHSIDTAEYKQALATPLNIRPDRRFAKQTYPGYMQLVRRELKNMGANSAMQSGIRIFTGFDLQRQSHAEQAVIEQLSILEKAKGNDKLEASVLVSDIRTGEIQAVVGGKEVKYSGFNRALDAKRPIGSLIKPVVYLTALEQFNQYTLASPLKDEPISLKSSKGKFWKPKNYDGKFRGQVSLLDGLVNSLNVPTVNLGLKVGVDNVSVTLANLGFKGKVPKVPSMLLGAINMSAFEVNQWYNTIANGGLYNQSFAIIKVVSSQGDVLWSKANVVDVRLSQQGAYLIDFALAKVAQEGTARSLAWRFPEQILAGKTGTSNDSRDSWFVGYDRESVVTTWIGRDDNKPTGLTGSSGALTVFANYLKKQGSNSRFDLVPEGIEFTTFELATGNAVIGDCANVADFPAISDGIFYSDQCLEKRKPPPNWLEKLFGLDSD; translated from the coding sequence ATGGCATCTAGAAAAATAATAAAAAAGAAAGAAAAGGGTTTTACTAAAGGTAAAGCTAAAAGCAATAAAGCCCCAAGTAAAGGCTTTGCTCATTGGTGTGCTATAACTTCAATAAAGCTATCAATAATTTTCATTGTAAGTATTGGCTTATACAGCATTTATTTAGATGGTAAAGTTAGGCAAACCTTTGATGGGCAACGCTGGCAAGTGCCTGCTCAAGTATTTGGACGAGTGCCAACTATATTTAATGATCAAAAAGTTAATTTTGATTTCCTCGAAGATGAATTAAAGCAACTCAATTATAAACGCGTTTCTATTGTTAGATTTCCCGGTGAATTTACCCGAAAATCTACCAAGTTAATTATTTATCGACGAGAATTTGATTTTGGCTCAGGGTTAGAGCCAGCATCATTAATTTCAATCGAGAAAAAAAGTGGTGAAGTATTTCGCTTAATTCAAGATAAGCAGCTGGTTCATCAAGTAAAACTTGAACCAATCTTAATTGACCGCATTTTGTCGGCTGAAGGCGAAGACCGAGTTGTAATTGCATTAGAGCAAATTCCTCAGCAGGTGATAGACACCTTATTACTTATTGAAGATAAAGACTTTTACCTCCATCATGGTGTCTCACCTACGGGTATTTTACGCGCCTTTTGGAAAAATTTATTAGCCGGCGAAACAGTACAAGGTGGTAGTACCTTAACCCAGCAACTAGCAAAAAATATGTATTTAACTCGTCATAAAACCTTATGGCGAAAAGTGAATGAAGCAATTATGTCTATCATTCTTGAAATACGATATTCGAAAGATCAAATTTTAGAAGCTTATTTGAATGAAGTTTATTTAGGCCAGCATTATGCCAACGGCATTCATGGTGTCGGTTTAGCTTCTCAGTTTTATTTTGGTAAGCCGATAAAGCAGCTAAATAACTCTGAAGTAGCCTTATTGATAGCGCAAATTAAAGGGCCATCGTTTTATGACCCATGGCGTAAACCTGAACGTGCAACTGAACGCCGAGATTTGGTGTTAAGAGTGATGTTTGAAAACCATAGCATTGATACCGCTGAATACAAACAAGCGCTAGCCACACCACTAAACATTCGCCCAGATCGTCGCTTTGCCAAACAAACCTATCCAGGTTATATGCAATTGGTACGCCGTGAACTGAAAAACATGGGCGCTAATAGTGCCATGCAATCTGGTATCCGTATTTTTACCGGCTTTGATTTACAGCGTCAATCACATGCCGAACAGGCCGTAATTGAACAGCTTAGCATTCTCGAAAAAGCAAAAGGTAATGACAAACTTGAAGCGTCAGTTCTGGTGAGTGACATACGCACAGGTGAGATTCAAGCTGTCGTTGGAGGTAAAGAGGTCAAGTACTCTGGTTTTAATCGTGCATTAGATGCTAAACGTCCAATAGGATCATTAATTAAACCGGTAGTTTACTTAACCGCTCTTGAGCAGTTCAACCAATATACTTTGGCATCACCGTTAAAAGATGAACCTATTTCATTAAAGAGTTCAAAAGGTAAGTTTTGGAAGCCAAAAAATTATGATGGTAAGTTCAGAGGCCAAGTATCGCTACTTGATGGTTTAGTAAATTCGTTAAACGTACCTACCGTTAACTTAGGCTTAAAGGTTGGCGTTGATAACGTTTCAGTCACTCTCGCAAATCTTGGTTTCAAAGGTAAGGTACCAAAAGTTCCAAGTATGTTACTTGGTGCTATAAACATGTCTGCCTTTGAAGTGAACCAATGGTACAACACTATTGCTAATGGCGGTTTATATAACCAGTCATTTGCCATTATCAAAGTAGTATCTTCACAAGGAGATGTACTGTGGAGCAAAGCTAACGTTGTTGATGTAAGGTTGTCACAACAAGGAGCCTATTTAATTGACTTTGCCTTAGCTAAAGTTGCACAAGAAGGCACGGCTAGATCATTAGCTTGGCGTTTTCCAGAGCAAATCCTTGCCGGTAAAACTGGTACCAGTAATGATTCACGAGATTCATGGTTTGTTGGTTATGATAGAGAAAGTGTTGTCACTACCTGGATAGGCCGAGACGATAATAAACCTACAGGTTTAACTGGCAGTAGTGGCGCTTTAACTGTATTTGCTAATTACCTTAAGAAACAAGGTAGCAATAGTCGTTTCGATTTAGTCCCTGAAGGAATTGAATTTACTACATTCGAATTAGCAACGGGTAATGCGGTAATTGGAGATTGTGCAAATGTTGCTGATTTCCCTGCAATTAGTGATGGTATTTTTTACTCAGATCAATGTTTAGAAAAACGTAAACCACCACCAAATTGGTTAGAAAAACTGTTTGGCTTAGATAGTGATTAG